The Lysinibacillus timonensis nucleotide sequence ATTAACATAATTTGAGAAAGTCATTCATTTACACAAAATAATTTACATTCCCGAAATAGACGGAGAAATTCCGCCTATCGACTCGAAAAAGATGAAAATAGAGAATTTTCCACTGCATAGTCGGAAAATTTCCCCTTATGTACCCATGAATATAGATGCATTCGGCATTTAACCGGAAAAGCTCCGCTAATTTTACTTTTAGTGCTTAAAAATGCGTTACCGAAACTTCACATCATTAATCAAAAAAACTCAACAATCTGGCCCTTAAATGCAAACAGACGCATTTCTTAGAGAAACGCGCCCTTTAATTGAGCATCGCATGGACGGTATAACTTTTACAAATATTCATCAGTTAGTAAAACTACTAACTTTCCTTTTTGATAAAAAGAGGAACTAACATGACAGCTCCGATGATTATATAACTAACTACGAAAATGCTATCGAGTATTACTGGTGTATTTATTAGTACTTGATCTTCACCTTCCATATGCTCTATCACCTTGAACACCGGAGGGAAGACCCACAAAATCCATTTAAAAAACAATGATATTTCGATAATTGATTTTGAAGCGAGAGAAACAACGATTATCAATACAGACGAAAGCCATGCGTATTTTGTTGTTGCTAGTTTCGTTGCCGAAAATAGGGTTCCTACTAATATTCCAAATGCAATAAAAACCAAGTGACTGTAAAAAGCATAAGCATATAGCTCGATTGACATAGTCCCTTTGAAGCTATCTGTAATGATTGGGAAAAAAATAGCAAATAAAAATAAAGGTAACATTACGATTAGAATAGTTAGCCATTTGCCAAATAAGTAATCCACTTTTCTTTTTAAATGAGTGATTAAGATATGCTTTTCACTTTCCTCATCCAAACTAAAAATGGACATTGTAATCCATGTCATGATGAAATACATTGCAATTGAAGATGCTCCATAACTACTGAGGATCGGTACATTTTTATAGGCATATAAAATAATTACCCATGCCAAAAATATAACAACGGGTGGAATACATTTTAATGAACGAACATAGCTGATTATTTGGTAACGGATAAAAGCTGACAACTTACTACCTCTTCTCTGTTAATTCAAATATTGAACATCCTCTTTGAAGCAACATGGCTAATATCTTATCAGACTCTTGTGCTGAAACAATTATTTCAACAGAATCTCTCCCAATAAATGTATGACGAATAGACGGAATCTCTTCTATTATCTCCCTAGTGGGGATACTTGCTCTTATGTATCTAAAGTTTCCCTTTTTGATTTTTGTGGCATCGTTGACAATTCTTCCTCTCTCTACAGTTAAGATTCTATCGGCTAATCCTTCAATGAGTAGTGGTTCATGTGTTGTAAAAATAATCGTTTTCTCCCCTTTTAGAGAATTTAGCTGATTCAAAAGCTCAATTTTTGCTTGATCATCTAGCCCAGTTAGAGGTTCATCCAATAATAATAGCTCAGGGTTCTTCAGCAATGCTTGGATAATTCCGGCTTTTTGCTTTGTCCCTTTTGAACAATTCTTTAAAGGGGTGTTTAGAAAGTCTTTGATTGCAAACAGCTCAGCATAATTCACAATTTTTTTATAAATTTCGTCATCAGATTTAGAAGTCATTTTGCCCATTAACGTTAAATAATCTTGTAATTTGAATCGGATACTTTCTGGAAAATGTTCAGGTACATATCCTATACTAATTTGTGATCTCTTCACCTGCCCGGAAGTTTCTTTATATATCCCCCCAATGATTTTTAAAAGGCTGCTTTTCCCGGTTCCATTATTTCCGGTGATTGCTACTTTTTCACCTTGTGAAATACTTAAAGAGACTTCCTTAAGAATCATTATTCCATCCATTTCCTTACAAGCTTGATGTGCCTCGAATATTTTCATGAAAACCACTTCCATCTTCCGTCATTTTACTAGCTGAATAAAGACAAAATCTACCATTTCCCTAATGGTACCCTTCACTTCGATAATAGAATGCTAATTAAATTATACAACAATTTCCACATAAGTTAGAATAATCAATCATTTTATAATTATTACGGGTTATTTTAAGGAGCGTTACTTCATCAAATGGCCCGCCATGATTCATAAAAAATTACTATCCAATTCAGTATGTGGAATTAAAGCACCCATTTGTTTTCCTCTTGACACTATCTTGCCCCACTAATACAAAAAGCTTGGGTGGTAAGAATTAGTAACTGCATTCAAAGAGATAATTAATTGCAAAACCCTTACCATCAGAGTTAACAAAAATGCATATTAAGAACACCACGTGACAAACTAAAGTCATGGAGGTGTGTATAGTGAGTAACAGCCAGAATAACAAGTTAAGTGCTAAAGTTAGTGATGAGCAAGCAGTAAGGAAGAATTTGTCAAGGAAGTATGATCATGAATTTGCAAACGAACCGTTGACAGCGGTTGAGAGACTCAATAATAAGAAAACTAAGAAGCGACAATAATGAATGCCTTTGACAAACTGATGCAGTGGTCAACAACATTACCTAATACGTGTATAGTCTAACAAGTGATTAAAATGATACTAAAAGCCCCCGTCTATAGTATAATGCGGGGGCATTTTGACGCTTACAATGATAAATAAATCGCACAAGCTCTTTTCAAATGACTAATATTAATATTTTACATTAGAGGGGTGAACATACCTTGATAAATGAACGAAACGTCGCGAAATTACATGCAATCTTTCATCAATTACCTTACTAGATAGTTAAATACATTACCTTACAATTCACCTTAATATTACCGTGTTATTCCTTGGATGGTACTTTAGTTTAAGAAGGCACGATTTTTCTTCAAGAATTCCGCCCGAGAATAGAATAGTTACTTACACTTAGGCGTTCAGGTTAAGAGTTAAATAGAATAAATAGCCGGAAAATTTCCGCTTAATTAAAAAATAAAGAAAAAAATAGCTTAAATAGAAGGAGAAATTCCGCTTATCGTCTAAAAAAAGGCGAAAATAAAGGATTTTCCTCTGCATAGTCGGAAAAATTCCCCTTATGTACCCCAGAATAAAGGTCTATTCGGCATTTAACCGGAGAATCTCCGCTTACTTTACTTTCACAGTTTATTAATGCGTTACCGAAACCTCTCATCATTAATCAAAAAACCTTCACAATTAGGCCCGATTGTGGAATAGGTTAAACAGTTAATCAATACAGAAGAATTGATCAAACCTTTTTAATACTAAGTATCTTTATCAGACTTTTTCCAATATGGTCGAACTTCATTTCTAAGTACAGTTAATTTTTACAATTTAAAACTTTCAAACATGTTCTATTGAGGTCAACCCTATTTATCCTACTTAAGCGTAATTAATACAAATTACTGACAAACAAAAAAAGAGTATTACAACCTGTTTACTCTTTTGTATGCATTGTCCGCAGAATTTCTAACATTTCTTTTAGATGATCTATACCAACATGAGGATTTGCCTAGTGTCATTTTTAAGATAACCATTTTTTATATTTATTTAAATACGTGCGATGATTTGCCCCACTGTGTTACTGCTTATAGTCGGGCTGAACCAGAGTAATAGGATTCGGATTACTTATTACCCATTACTATCCCATTCTCTATGCATCCCCCATGCCATTTTAGTTAATCCAAATTGCTTTCTATTTAAATCTGTGAAAGAATTAGTACATTCTAACATGTATGAAAGGAAAAAAAGTTATGGACTCAAAAGTAACTGTTCTAATTTGCGATGATAATGTTGCAGTTCACGAAAGCATTAACGCATATTTGCAAGCTGAAAATATGAGGAGTGTCTCAGCTTTTGATGGTGAACAGGCTCTTGACCTACTAAGAAAACAAGAATTTGATTTAGTAGTGCTGGATATTATGCTCCCTGGTCTTTTTGGGACTGAGGTTTGTAAAGAAATTCGTAAAACGAGCGATATACCTATCATTATGCTTAGTGCGCGAGGTGAAGAAATGGATCGAATCATTGGATTAGAAATTGGTGCAGATGATTATATAACCAAACCATTTTCCCCTCGTGAAATTGTAATTAGAATTAAAACAATTCTAAAAAGAGTACAACCTAAACTAGAAACATCAACTATTCTTAAAGCCGCTAATCTATTCATAGATGTTGATGGTTATGAAGTTTTAGTGAATGATGAAAAAGTCGACCTCACAGCCAAAGAGATAGAATTATTAGCATACTTAGTTAAAAACAAAGGAAGAGTGATCGACCGTGAAGAGCTATTGTATAAAATATGGGGCTATAATTATATCGGCGATACCCGGGCAGTTGATACGTTAATAAAACGAGTACGACAAAAAATTGCTAAAGCACATCCTGAATTTTCTATCAAATCCGTTTATGGAGTAGGATATAAATTTGAGGAAATCGTATGAGAAAATTTATTTCGAGTAAAACAGCCATTGCACTAATTATTTTAGCCATATTTATTTTAGGACAACTATTAGGTGCAATGGCAATAAAACACTTTTTTATCAAATCGAAAATTGATGAATTACAACCCCAACTGACTCAATTCGCAAATGAAATTTCCGAAGGGAAAACAGTTACTCAAAATGATGCACATTTTATAAAGGCTTATAATGTATATGGAGAACCAATCACAATTTTTAGCGAAGAAGATAGCCCAAAAAACTCATATGATGAAGCAGAAGTTAATGAATTTTTATTAGACTATTTACCAAATATTATTCAAGACAAATCAACTGTCGCAGAAATTAAGGAAATTCCTGGATTCCCTACAAAAGCACTAGTAATTGGTCAGCCTATAATGGAAGACGATCAAGCGGCTGGTGGGATCTTTCTTCTGAAACCTGCTCGGTCTTATGTCGCTGCACTAAATGGCTTTGATCTTGTTTTCTTTACTACTTTGGCTATTGGGACTATCATCATTGTAGTTTTTTTAAGCTTTTTTATAAAAGAAAAAAACCAACTCGAACAAATGCGAAAAGACTATATTGCGAATATAAGTCATGAGTTAAAATCTCCTCTTGCATCAATCAAGGCATTGACTGAAACACTAGCAGATCGTGTAGTGACGGACCAAGCGAGAACTAATCACTATTACAATATTATTTTAAAAGAAAGTGCACGCCTCGAAAAACTGATTGCAGATTTATTAGAGTTGTCTCGCTTGCAAAGCAAAAAAATGGCATTTCATAAAACAGTTGTTGACACGAATCAATTAATTAAACAGGTATCAGAACCTTTTTCAGTTATTGCAGATGATATGGGTCTTCAGTTTCTCATTACGGACCAAGCAAAAAATCTTCCACCAACATATACAAATGAAGACCGGATGATACAAGTACTTACGATTTTATTGGATAATGCATTTAAATTCACTCCAGAAAATGGATATATTGAAATTGATGCTACATCCGCGAATAAAAAAATAGAAATACTAGTTTCTGATAATGGGCCAGGTATTTCAAAAGAGTTCCTTCCCTATATTTTTGAAAGATTTAAACAAGCTGACGTCTCCCATAATGCGGTAGGTAGTGGCCTTGGTCTATCTATAGCTTATGAAATTATGGAACAACTTGGTGAAAAAATCAGCGTTAAAAAAAGTAAGTTTCATTCAGGAACGACATTTACGATTTCCATAAAAAGAATATAAACAGTCAATGGCAGAAAAAAGTGCGTTTTCCCCCTTTTTTCTGCCACTTTTGTGCCACATTGTTTGGTTATGATTTGATTAGACCAAACAACATAGGAGTGACATTAAATGAAAAAACCGTTTACTTTATTTTTATCTATATCTTTATCTGCTGCAATAATAGCTGCCTGTTCTTCGGAGAATACTGAGACTACCACGACAAATAAGTCCGATGAAGCAACAACTGAAATTAGTCCAGCAACTGAATCAAATCCATCAGAAAATTCTAAAGCTATGTCAGATGGCGATGAGGTTGCAAACATTCTAGGAAGTACTTTGTGGCAAGGAACAAAAGTATATGACAAAGATCAAAATGATGTAACAGAATACAATTTAAACTTTATTGCAATTGCGAAGTACGACAATGAGACATCTCAATATGAATTCTTTGATATTAATTCAAAAGAGAGTCGTGGAGATTATGGGACTTACTTTATTTCAAATGATGGGAAATTCCGTGTATTACTTTCCGAATCAAAGGGAACTCAAGGAGTTGTCGAGTTAACAGAAGTAACAGAAGAAAAATATATATATAAAAGAATTGGTAAAGATGCAAACGGAAATGATGTAGAAGTTTTCGTTGAACATGTACCTTATTCTGATTCTGATCTTGCTTTTACTTCACCAGAAAAAACGTTCGATACGTTCACAGGAGAAGTTAACACTCTAGTAGATGGAGATACTATCTTAGCAAATACATTATGGGTTGGAACAATTGCTTTAGATAAAAATGGAACAGATGTATCTGAGTACAACCAAAACTTCTTCGCTCTTGCAAAATATGATGCAGAAACTAGTCGTTATGAATTTTTCGATAAACAAACAGGTCAAAGTCGTGGCGATTATGGCTATTATAATGTGTTGAACAATAATAAGGTAAGAGCGCATGTGTCTTTAGGAGATAATAAGTATGGAGCTG carries:
- a CDS encoding ATP-binding cassette domain-containing protein, with protein sequence MKIFEAHQACKEMDGIMILKEVSLSISQGEKVAITGNNGTGKSSLLKIIGGIYKETSGQVKRSQISIGYVPEHFPESIRFKLQDYLTLMGKMTSKSDDEIYKKIVNYAELFAIKDFLNTPLKNCSKGTKQKAGIIQALLKNPELLLLDEPLTGLDDQAKIELLNQLNSLKGEKTIIFTTHEPLLIEGLADRILTVERGRIVNDATKIKKGNFRYIRASIPTREIIEEIPSIRHTFIGRDSVEIIVSAQESDKILAMLLQRGCSIFELTEKR
- the sspO gene encoding small acid-soluble spore protein O, with the protein product MSNSQNNKLSAKVSDEQAVRKNLSRKYDHEFANEPLTAVERLNNKKTKKRQ
- a CDS encoding response regulator transcription factor, with translation MDSKVTVLICDDNVAVHESINAYLQAENMRSVSAFDGEQALDLLRKQEFDLVVLDIMLPGLFGTEVCKEIRKTSDIPIIMLSARGEEMDRIIGLEIGADDYITKPFSPREIVIRIKTILKRVQPKLETSTILKAANLFIDVDGYEVLVNDEKVDLTAKEIELLAYLVKNKGRVIDREELLYKIWGYNYIGDTRAVDTLIKRVRQKIAKAHPEFSIKSVYGVGYKFEEIV
- a CDS encoding cell wall metabolism sensor histidine kinase WalK, giving the protein MRKFISSKTAIALIILAIFILGQLLGAMAIKHFFIKSKIDELQPQLTQFANEISEGKTVTQNDAHFIKAYNVYGEPITIFSEEDSPKNSYDEAEVNEFLLDYLPNIIQDKSTVAEIKEIPGFPTKALVIGQPIMEDDQAAGGIFLLKPARSYVAALNGFDLVFFTTLAIGTIIIVVFLSFFIKEKNQLEQMRKDYIANISHELKSPLASIKALTETLADRVVTDQARTNHYYNIILKESARLEKLIADLLELSRLQSKKMAFHKTVVDTNQLIKQVSEPFSVIADDMGLQFLITDQAKNLPPTYTNEDRMIQVLTILLDNAFKFTPENGYIEIDATSANKKIEILVSDNGPGISKEFLPYIFERFKQADVSHNAVGSGLGLSIAYEIMEQLGEKISVKKSKFHSGTTFTISIKRI